The following are encoded together in the Pseudodesulfovibrio indicus genome:
- a CDS encoding peptidylprolyl isomerase, with the protein MKTLLNTLLACALLVLLICPAVQAADLENTLYLELKDGRVVIEMRPDLAPAHVARIKELARMKFYDGIVFHRVIDGFMAQTGDPTGTGRGGSGKHLPQEFSEAPFDRGTVGMARAAAPDSADSQFFICFAPAHFLDGDYTVWGQVTSGMEYVDKIKKGSGQNGLVRDPDKIITLRVAADVQE; encoded by the coding sequence ATGAAGACCCTGCTGAACACCCTGCTCGCCTGCGCGCTGCTGGTCCTGCTCATCTGCCCCGCAGTCCAGGCCGCCGACCTGGAAAACACCCTGTACCTGGAACTCAAGGACGGCCGCGTGGTCATCGAGATGCGCCCGGACCTGGCCCCGGCCCACGTGGCCCGGATCAAGGAACTCGCGCGCATGAAATTCTACGACGGTATCGTCTTCCACCGGGTCATAGACGGGTTCATGGCCCAGACCGGCGACCCCACCGGCACCGGCCGGGGCGGCTCCGGCAAGCATCTGCCGCAGGAGTTTTCCGAGGCCCCCTTTGATCGCGGCACCGTGGGCATGGCCCGCGCCGCCGCGCCGGACAGCGCCGACAGCCAGTTCTTCATCTGCTTCGCGCCCGCCCATTTCCTCGACGGCGACTACACCGTCTGGGGACAGGTCACCTCGGGCATGGAGTACGTGGACAAGATCAAGAAGGGCAGCGGCCAGAACGGCCTGGTCCGCGACCCCGACAAGATCATCACCCTCCGCGTCGCCGCCGACGTGCAGGAATAG
- a CDS encoding AMP-binding protein codes for MSDTVLTLKDLLARSVEVFAERTALGFVDGQPMTYAQFGEQVHDLQTVLRGHGIKPEDKVAIISENMPNWAITYFAVTTMGAVVVPILQEFHPSAVQHILRHSEAKMVVASRRYMDKVEGENFPNLETIMVMDDFSIANEEGAPTPYREALDTARERIEQFSEAARDRLENLGGAARDKLSDSAKERMNKFSETAREKVEKLSDTYKDTVDWFSASARRFIDWKTGKPFELTEDNVAAILYTSGTTGHSKGVVLTHRNLVQNTISGIHTIPVFETDRFLSVLPMAHTYECTVGLIVPIYSGSAVFYLQKPPTPKTLLPAMQKVRPTVMNVVPLIIEKIYKNRIKKKLTGSGVARGLMKIGLTRRKLSQVAGKKLIEAFGGDLRCLCIGGAPLSPEVELFLLDAKVPYAKGYGMTEASPLLAGINPDSQRIRAIGPALPGVELMIADPDPETGEGEVLAKGPNIMREYYKAPNDTRDTFTEDGWLRTGDLGVFKDGYLYLKGRLKNVIIGPSGENIYPEEVESIINANDYVQESLVYETGGQLMARIHLNYEALDEAFDVKKLIESEVRDKVLKLLEDIRKEVNSKVSTFARLHRVVEQMDPFEKTPTQKIKRFLYLEK; via the coding sequence GTGAGCGATACCGTATTGACGTTGAAGGACCTGTTGGCCAGGTCCGTGGAAGTCTTTGCCGAACGTACGGCCCTCGGGTTCGTGGACGGCCAGCCCATGACCTATGCCCAGTTCGGCGAGCAGGTGCACGATCTCCAGACCGTGCTCCGTGGCCACGGCATCAAGCCCGAGGACAAGGTCGCGATCATCAGCGAGAACATGCCCAACTGGGCGATCACCTATTTCGCGGTGACCACCATGGGCGCCGTGGTGGTGCCCATCCTCCAGGAATTTCATCCCAGCGCCGTGCAGCACATCCTGCGCCACTCCGAGGCCAAGATGGTCGTGGCCTCCCGGCGGTACATGGACAAGGTCGAGGGCGAAAACTTTCCCAACCTCGAGACCATCATGGTCATGGACGACTTCTCCATCGCCAACGAGGAGGGCGCGCCCACGCCGTACCGCGAGGCCCTGGACACCGCCCGCGAGCGCATCGAGCAGTTCAGCGAGGCGGCTCGGGACCGGCTGGAGAACCTGGGCGGCGCGGCCCGCGACAAGCTCTCGGACTCCGCCAAGGAGCGGATGAACAAATTCAGCGAGACCGCCCGCGAGAAGGTGGAGAAGCTGAGCGACACCTACAAGGACACCGTGGACTGGTTCAGCGCCTCGGCCCGCCGGTTCATCGACTGGAAGACGGGCAAGCCGTTCGAGCTCACCGAGGACAACGTGGCGGCCATCCTCTACACCTCCGGCACCACCGGCCACTCCAAGGGCGTGGTCCTGACCCACCGGAACCTGGTCCAGAACACCATTTCCGGCATCCACACCATCCCGGTTTTCGAGACCGACCGGTTCCTGTCCGTGCTGCCCATGGCCCACACCTACGAATGCACCGTGGGGCTGATCGTGCCGATCTACAGCGGCAGCGCGGTCTTCTACCTGCAGAAGCCGCCGACCCCGAAGACCCTGCTGCCCGCCATGCAGAAGGTCCGGCCCACGGTCATGAACGTGGTCCCGCTGATCATCGAGAAAATCTACAAGAACCGGATCAAGAAGAAGCTGACCGGCTCCGGCGTGGCGCGCGGCCTGATGAAGATCGGCCTGACCCGGCGCAAGCTCTCCCAGGTGGCGGGCAAGAAGCTCATCGAGGCGTTCGGCGGCGACCTGCGCTGCCTGTGCATCGGCGGCGCGCCCCTGTCTCCTGAGGTGGAGCTGTTCCTGCTCGACGCCAAGGTGCCCTATGCCAAGGGGTACGGCATGACCGAGGCCTCGCCGCTGCTCGCCGGGATCAACCCGGACAGCCAGCGGATCAGGGCCATCGGCCCGGCCCTGCCGGGGGTGGAGCTGATGATCGCCGACCCGGACCCGGAAACGGGCGAGGGCGAGGTCCTGGCCAAAGGCCCGAACATCATGCGCGAGTACTACAAGGCCCCCAACGACACCCGCGACACCTTCACCGAGGACGGCTGGCTCAGAACCGGCGACCTCGGCGTGTTCAAGGACGGCTACCTGTATCTCAAGGGACGGCTCAAGAACGTCATCATCGGCCCCAGCGGCGAGAACATCTACCCCGAAGAGGTGGAGTCCATCATCAACGCCAACGACTACGTCCAGGAATCCCTGGTGTACGAGACCGGCGGCCAGCTCATGGCCCGCATCCACCTCAATTACGAGGCCCTGGACGAGGCCTTCGACGTCAAGAAGCTGATCGAGTCCGAGGTGCGCGACAAGGTCCTGAAGCTCCTGGAGGACATCCGCAAGGAGGTCAACTCCAAGGTCTCGACCTTTGCCCGGCTGCATCGGGTGGTGGAGCAGATGGACCCGTTCGAGAAGACGCCCACCCAAAAAATCAAGCGGTTTTTGTATTTGGAAAAATAG
- a CDS encoding response regulator — protein MAKILIAEDDRISQKLAVKIVEELGHSAYVSPHGKHAYEALMASNDFDLLLTDIMMPEMDGQQLIKTLRGDQQFDALPIIIMSAVVGLNDISNLLKLGATLFLAKPLDRQELQNYITRCIGCHKSCRN, from the coding sequence ATGGCCAAGATTCTCATTGCCGAAGATGACAGGATTTCCCAGAAACTCGCGGTCAAGATCGTCGAGGAATTGGGGCACAGCGCCTATGTCAGCCCGCACGGAAAGCACGCCTACGAAGCCCTCATGGCCAGCAACGACTTCGATCTGCTCCTGACCGACATCATGATGCCCGAGATGGACGGCCAGCAGCTCATCAAGACCCTGCGCGGCGACCAGCAGTTCGACGCCCTGCCGATCATCATCATGTCCGCCGTGGTCGGGCTGAACGACATCTCCAACCTGCTCAAGCTCGGCGCCACCCTGTTCCTGGCCAAGCCCCTGGACCGCCAGGAACTGCAGAACTACATCACTCGCTGCATCGGCTGCCACAAGTCCTGCCGGAACTGA
- a CDS encoding thioredoxin family protein, whose protein sequence is MKTVKTIEPQAIDVEIQDGRAPLLVAFLKRNERYPTQLEVLEDACRDYGKSVRCFLYNSDYLDTATERFSVQGTPTFLLFSMGREVNRLIGESDRATLDDFVRDGLSR, encoded by the coding sequence ATGAAGACGGTCAAGACCATAGAGCCGCAAGCCATAGATGTTGAGATCCAGGACGGGAGAGCGCCGCTTTTGGTGGCGTTCCTCAAACGGAACGAGCGTTACCCCACCCAGCTTGAAGTGCTGGAGGACGCCTGCCGGGATTACGGCAAGTCCGTGCGCTGTTTTCTGTACAACAGCGACTACCTGGACACCGCCACCGAGCGGTTCTCGGTGCAGGGCACGCCGACCTTCCTGCTCTTCAGCATGGGCCGAGAAGTCAACCGGCTGATCGGCGAATCCGACCGCGCCACCCTGGACGATTTCGTGCGCGACGGGCTGAGCCGGTAA
- a CDS encoding agmatine deiminase family protein — MVDGKRRRGAWLLVVDGKGGVAGVDWVFNDWGHIARYEGGYDEAMALMVLEHLKMRRYAAPCIIEGGGIHADGEGTLLTTEQVQFDPRRNAGFTRQDFEDLFAAYLGVEKTVWLGNGLEDDETNGHVDILACFARPGVVMVHDCTDPDDPNFQVSQDAIKRLEAAKDAKGRSFEILRMPQPTPRYNGDWRMDLSYINFYIANNGIVMSSFDDPMDETAFRLMCEAFPGHEVIQLPSLDIFAGGGGIHCITQQQPKGAPLPVF; from the coding sequence GTGGTGGACGGCAAGCGGCGGCGTGGCGCGTGGCTGCTCGTGGTGGACGGCAAGGGCGGCGTGGCCGGAGTGGACTGGGTCTTCAACGACTGGGGCCACATCGCCCGCTACGAGGGCGGCTACGACGAGGCCATGGCCCTGATGGTCCTGGAGCACCTCAAGATGCGCCGGTACGCCGCGCCCTGCATCATCGAGGGCGGCGGCATCCATGCCGACGGCGAGGGCACGCTCCTGACCACCGAGCAGGTCCAGTTCGACCCCAGGCGCAACGCGGGCTTCACGAGACAGGACTTCGAGGACCTGTTCGCCGCCTACCTGGGCGTGGAGAAGACCGTCTGGCTCGGCAACGGGCTGGAGGACGACGAGACCAACGGCCACGTGGACATCCTGGCCTGCTTCGCGCGGCCCGGCGTGGTCATGGTCCACGACTGCACCGATCCCGACGACCCCAACTTCCAGGTGTCGCAGGACGCGATCAAGCGCCTGGAAGCGGCCAAAGACGCCAAGGGCCGGTCCTTCGAGATCCTCCGCATGCCCCAGCCCACCCCCCGGTACAACGGGGACTGGCGCATGGACCTGAGCTACATCAACTTCTACATCGCCAACAACGGCATCGTCATGTCGTCCTTCGACGACCCCATGGACGAGACCGCCTTCAGGCTGATGTGCGAAGCGTTCCCGGGTCACGAGGTGATCCAGCTCCCGAGCCTGGACATCTTCGCCGGGGGCGGCGGCATCCACTGCATCACCCAGCAGCAACCCAAGGGCGCTCCCCTGCCCGTGTTCTAG
- a CDS encoding aspartate/glutamate racemase family protein — MKTIGLLGGMSWESSLEYYRAMNQAVKERLGGLHSAKILMNSLEFQELRDLMCAGDWDAIGDRLGAAAGVLERAGADLMVIGTNTMHKVADRVAGGVSVPLIHIADATAEEARRRGFSKVALLGTVFTMEDDFYVGRLESLGFEVLVPEAGDRRIVDRVIFEELCKGSFLDGSRAEFLRIIDALAARGAEAVILGCTEIGLLVRPGDTDVPTLDTCLIHARKAVDAALS; from the coding sequence ATGAAGACCATCGGCTTGCTCGGCGGCATGAGCTGGGAGTCCTCCCTCGAATACTACCGGGCCATGAACCAGGCGGTGAAGGAGCGGCTCGGCGGGCTGCATTCGGCGAAGATCCTGATGAACAGCCTGGAGTTCCAGGAGCTGCGCGACCTCATGTGCGCGGGCGACTGGGACGCTATCGGCGACCGCCTGGGCGCGGCGGCCGGGGTGCTGGAGCGGGCCGGGGCGGACCTCATGGTCATCGGCACCAACACCATGCACAAGGTCGCCGACCGGGTGGCCGGGGGTGTGTCCGTGCCGCTCATCCACATCGCCGACGCCACGGCCGAGGAGGCGCGCAGGCGCGGCTTCTCGAAGGTGGCCCTGCTCGGCACGGTGTTCACCATGGAGGACGACTTCTACGTTGGCCGCCTCGAAAGCCTGGGTTTCGAGGTCCTGGTCCCGGAGGCCGGGGACCGCAGGATCGTGGACCGGGTCATCTTCGAGGAGCTGTGCAAGGGATCTTTCCTGGACGGTTCGCGCGCCGAGTTCCTGCGCATCATCGACGCATTGGCCGCGCGCGGGGCCGAGGCGGTCATCCTCGGCTGCACCGAGATCGGCCTGCTGGTCCGGCCCGGCGACACGGACGTTCCGACGCTCGACACCTGCCTGATCCACGCCCGCAAGGCGGTGGACGCGGCCCTCTCCTGA
- a CDS encoding sigma 54-interacting transcriptional regulator → MPVSSTILVADGDASIRNLIQEILEARGYRVETASSPASAAALMARSGPDLVLAAHGEDEDGGGLVHEGVRLGLVTPVILLIGASTDNPGRLARNCGAMAYIQKPVNRSQLEMLVRLGLTENGLRRQVVEQEAVLSRTRAYLQSMLDADEGLVFLLDAEARVLEYSGPTGEMLRADAGDPVGRPYPSLFPDPAAKLHEGAIAKARTTGEPARLEEHRSGMVLETWVRPVALDDGLAGFQANLRDITAKRRTEAGLAESEKQYRSVFAGASDAIILVDRNKGTVIECNDAAARSLGYEPGEMRGISIQSLAAHPEQLASAMAHGGERVSYDYLKRRNGSSFPVELSLSYFNNAGREVTILYAQDISRRKIVEEALREGARLYRAVVEDQTELICRYAPDGGLTFVNNAYERFLGRDEEDMLGRDFFASLGSMERRVLTEWLERFDQSSPALEREVLQLRSDGEERWIAWTHRAILSDRNMVVEIQAVGRDVTEHKGAERALALATREKEQYRVNLEATFASIPDAILTVDSSLSIIATNSAAENLLGLEPGRSRGQRLEEVVEGEGNPCVQVVRQVLKTDKPVRGYEIELKTPALGERMVEINCSPLVGGDGGHVGAVLVVRDISHIADLEKQLQQRHGFRGIVGRSTAMQDIYQLLEQLSSLDSIVLILGESGTGKELAAEALHYGGPRAGKPLVKVNCSALSESLLESELFGHVRGAFTGAVRDKIGRIQAAQGGTLFLDEIGDISPMLQLKLLRFLEQKEYERVGESRTYTADVRIIAATNVDLRESVRRGSFREDLYYRLNVMPVYLPSLRDRQADISLLTDHFLAIFSDNFGKHFEGVSPEVMDLFLSYSWPGNVRELKHALEHACILSPGKIIELKHIRKDLVEQMAGLPAQPVFQPQTPEPAPGPFTARRPGREDILSVLDQCAGNKALAARRLGIHRATLYRKLRSWGIEP, encoded by the coding sequence ATGCCGGTGAGTTCGACCATTCTCGTTGCCGACGGCGACGCCTCCATACGCAATCTGATCCAGGAGATCCTCGAAGCCAGGGGATACCGGGTGGAGACCGCCTCCAGCCCGGCGTCCGCAGCCGCGCTCATGGCCCGGTCCGGCCCGGACCTGGTGCTGGCCGCCCACGGCGAGGACGAGGACGGCGGCGGTCTGGTGCACGAGGGCGTGCGGCTGGGGCTGGTCACGCCGGTGATCCTGCTCATCGGCGCCTCCACCGACAACCCCGGACGGCTGGCCCGGAACTGCGGGGCCATGGCCTACATCCAGAAGCCCGTGAACCGGTCCCAGCTGGAGATGCTGGTCCGGCTCGGCCTGACCGAGAACGGGCTGCGCAGGCAGGTGGTCGAGCAGGAGGCCGTGCTGTCCCGGACACGCGCCTATCTGCAATCCATGCTCGACGCGGACGAGGGGTTGGTCTTTCTCCTGGACGCGGAGGCGCGGGTTCTCGAATACAGCGGTCCGACCGGCGAGATGCTGCGCGCGGACGCCGGGGACCCGGTGGGCCGGCCGTATCCGTCGCTCTTTCCCGACCCGGCGGCCAAGCTGCACGAGGGGGCCATCGCCAAGGCGCGCACCACGGGCGAGCCCGCGCGGCTGGAGGAGCACCGCTCCGGCATGGTCCTGGAGACCTGGGTCCGGCCGGTGGCCCTGGACGACGGGCTGGCGGGGTTCCAGGCGAACCTGCGCGACATCACCGCCAAGCGGCGCACCGAGGCCGGGCTGGCCGAGAGCGAGAAGCAGTACCGCAGCGTGTTCGCCGGGGCGTCGGACGCCATCATCCTGGTGGACCGCAACAAGGGGACGGTCATCGAATGCAACGACGCGGCGGCCCGCTCCCTGGGGTATGAGCCTGGCGAGATGCGCGGCATTTCCATCCAAAGCCTGGCGGCCCATCCCGAGCAGCTTGCCAGCGCCATGGCCCACGGCGGCGAGCGGGTGTCCTACGACTACCTCAAGCGGCGCAACGGTTCCTCCTTTCCGGTGGAGCTCTCCCTGAGCTATTTCAACAACGCGGGGCGCGAGGTGACCATCCTCTACGCCCAGGACATCTCCCGGCGCAAGATCGTGGAGGAGGCGTTGCGCGAGGGCGCGCGGCTCTACCGGGCCGTGGTCGAGGACCAGACCGAGCTGATCTGCCGCTACGCGCCGGACGGCGGCCTGACCTTCGTGAACAACGCCTACGAGCGGTTCCTGGGCCGGGACGAGGAGGACATGCTCGGCCGCGACTTCTTTGCCTCCCTGGGGTCCATGGAACGCCGCGTGCTGACCGAATGGCTGGAGCGGTTCGACCAGTCCAGCCCGGCGCTGGAGCGGGAGGTGCTCCAGCTGCGGTCCGATGGCGAGGAGCGCTGGATAGCCTGGACCCACCGGGCGATTCTGAGCGACCGGAACATGGTCGTGGAGATCCAGGCCGTGGGCCGGGACGTGACCGAGCACAAGGGTGCGGAGCGGGCGCTGGCCCTGGCCACGAGGGAGAAGGAGCAGTACCGGGTGAACCTGGAGGCCACCTTCGCCTCCATCCCGGACGCCATCCTGACCGTGGATTCCTCCCTGTCGATCATCGCCACCAACAGCGCGGCCGAGAACCTGCTCGGACTGGAGCCGGGCCGCTCGCGGGGCCAGCGGCTGGAAGAGGTGGTGGAGGGCGAGGGCAACCCGTGCGTCCAGGTGGTGCGTCAGGTCCTCAAGACCGACAAGCCGGTGCGCGGTTACGAGATCGAACTGAAGACCCCGGCCCTGGGCGAGCGCATGGTCGAGATCAACTGCTCGCCCCTGGTGGGCGGCGACGGCGGCCATGTGGGCGCGGTCCTGGTGGTCCGCGACATCTCCCACATCGCGGACCTGGAGAAGCAGTTGCAGCAGCGGCACGGCTTTCGGGGCATCGTGGGCCGCAGCACGGCCATGCAGGACATCTATCAGCTGCTGGAGCAGCTCTCCTCCCTGGACTCCATCGTGCTCATCCTGGGCGAATCCGGCACCGGCAAGGAGCTGGCCGCCGAGGCCCTGCACTACGGCGGGCCGCGCGCGGGCAAGCCGCTGGTCAAGGTCAACTGCTCGGCCCTGTCCGAGAGTTTGCTGGAGAGCGAGCTCTTCGGCCACGTGCGCGGAGCGTTCACGGGCGCGGTGCGGGACAAGATCGGGCGCATCCAGGCGGCCCAGGGCGGGACCCTGTTCCTGGACGAGATCGGCGACATCTCCCCCATGCTCCAGCTCAAGCTGCTGCGCTTCCTGGAGCAGAAGGAATACGAGCGGGTGGGCGAGTCCAGGACCTACACCGCGGACGTGCGGATCATCGCGGCCACCAACGTGGACCTGCGCGAGTCCGTGCGGCGCGGCTCCTTTCGCGAGGACCTGTACTACCGGCTGAACGTCATGCCCGTGTACCTGCCGTCACTGCGCGACCGCCAGGCGGACATCTCCCTGCTCACCGACCACTTCCTGGCCATATTCTCCGACAATTTCGGCAAGCATTTCGAGGGGGTCTCCCCGGAGGTCATGGACCTCTTCCTGAGCTACTCCTGGCCGGGCAACGTCCGGGAGCTGAAGCACGCCCTGGAGCACGCCTGCATCCTCTCGCCCGGCAAGATCATCGAGCTGAAGCACATCCGCAAGGATCTGGTGGAGCAGATGGCGGGCCTGCCCGCGCAGCCCGTCTTCCAGCCGCAAACCCCGGAACCGGCCCCCGGCCCGTTCACGGCGCGTCGGCCCGGCCGGGAAGACATTCTGTCGGTGCTCGACCAGTGCGCGGGCAACAAGGCATTGGCCGCGCGCAGGCTGGGCATCCATCGGGCCACCCTCTACCGCAAGCTCAGGTCCTGGGGCATCGAGCCGTAA
- a CDS encoding radical SAM/SPASM family putative metalloenzyme maturase → MLQVEVTTRCNLRCSMCVKSAPGSNIQEADLDLAAFKRLGPSLAHCETLILNGIGEPLLNPDLVGMAEFARKVMPESGWIGFQTNGLLVTEKLADSLVRAGVDTFCISVDTLETGPTGGGELHGRNGADRLALALRFLDEAGRRHGKTLRLGVEFVLMRDTADQLDKVIRWAAGLGAQFAIVSHVLAYNRNMESQSLFNPNTPAATALFEKWQEKARAEGLDFHAQHGVAWKFIKTDREKRLHELVKGLLNEARETGVWVHLPRLLEWDLRNRGGAEKKLQALFEAARRAADRSGIELRLPPLKAHDERRCHFVEEGATFVTSLGDVSPCQFLWHGYTCHLDGGDKLIRPWLFGNIQERDLLDIWRDGPYADFRAQVLRYEYPYCSNCPFVPCDDIKGAPYEFEADCLGATIPCGHCLWCMGGLQCLL, encoded by the coding sequence ATGCTCCAGGTTGAGGTGACCACCCGGTGCAACCTGCGCTGCTCCATGTGCGTCAAATCCGCTCCCGGGAGCAACATCCAGGAGGCCGACCTGGACCTCGCCGCCTTCAAGCGGCTCGGCCCGTCCCTGGCCCATTGCGAGACGTTGATCCTGAACGGCATCGGCGAGCCGCTCCTCAATCCCGACCTGGTGGGCATGGCCGAGTTCGCCCGAAAGGTCATGCCCGAATCGGGCTGGATCGGCTTCCAGACCAACGGGCTGCTGGTGACCGAAAAACTGGCCGACAGCCTGGTGCGGGCCGGGGTGGATACCTTCTGCATCTCGGTGGACACCCTGGAGACCGGGCCCACGGGCGGGGGAGAGCTGCACGGCCGCAACGGCGCGGATCGGCTGGCCCTGGCCCTGCGCTTTCTGGACGAGGCCGGGCGTCGACACGGCAAAACCCTGCGCCTCGGCGTGGAGTTCGTGCTCATGCGCGACACCGCCGACCAGTTGGACAAGGTCATCCGCTGGGCGGCCGGGCTGGGCGCGCAGTTCGCCATCGTGTCCCACGTCCTGGCCTACAACAGGAACATGGAGTCCCAGTCCCTGTTCAATCCCAACACTCCGGCGGCCACGGCCCTGTTCGAGAAGTGGCAGGAAAAGGCTCGGGCCGAGGGACTCGATTTTCATGCACAGCACGGCGTGGCCTGGAAATTCATCAAGACCGACCGCGAAAAACGGCTGCATGAGCTGGTCAAGGGGCTGCTGAACGAGGCCCGGGAGACGGGCGTGTGGGTCCATCTGCCCCGGCTGCTGGAATGGGACCTGCGCAATCGCGGCGGGGCGGAGAAGAAGCTACAGGCCCTGTTCGAGGCGGCCCGGCGCGCGGCGGACCGCTCCGGCATCGAGCTGCGGCTGCCGCCCCTCAAGGCGCACGACGAGCGGCGCTGCCACTTCGTTGAGGAGGGCGCAACCTTCGTCACCTCGCTCGGTGACGTCAGCCCGTGCCAGTTTTTGTGGCACGGCTATACCTGCCACCTGGACGGCGGAGACAAGCTCATTCGCCCCTGGCTCTTCGGCAACATCCAGGAGCGGGACCTGCTGGATATCTGGCGGGACGGTCCCTACGCCGATTTCCGCGCCCAGGTGCTGCGCTACGAGTATCCCTACTGCTCCAATTGTCCCTTCGTGCCCTGTGACGACATCAAGGGCGCGCCCTACGAATTCGAGGCCGATTGTTTGGGGGCGACCATCCCTTGCGGCCACTGCCTGTGGTGCATGGGCGGGCTGCAATGCCTGCTGTAG
- the aguB gene encoding N-carbamoylputrescine amidase, translating into MTKTTLAVTQMACTDDLAANVDRAEALVREAASLGGQIILLQELFEGPYFCKKQKLEYFSLAHEASLDDPLLARFSALARELGVVLPVSFFERAGKAFYNSVAMMDADGTMLGLYRKTHIPQGPGYEEKYYFNPGDTGFKVWETAFGNVGVGICWDQWYPEAARSMALLGADVLLYPTAIGSEPTMPDCDSMPHWRRTQQGHAAANILPVCASNRIGTETDDDVTMTFYGSSFITDPMGELVADADRATQAVLTAEADFEEIRNFRAGWGFFRDRRPRHYWPVMTLDGETFAD; encoded by the coding sequence ATGACCAAGACCACCCTGGCCGTCACCCAGATGGCCTGCACCGACGACCTTGCGGCCAACGTGGACCGGGCCGAAGCCCTGGTCCGCGAAGCGGCCTCCCTGGGCGGCCAGATCATCCTGCTTCAGGAGCTGTTCGAAGGGCCGTACTTCTGCAAGAAGCAGAAACTCGAGTACTTCTCCCTGGCGCACGAGGCCTCCCTCGACGACCCCCTGCTGGCCCGTTTTTCGGCGCTGGCCAGGGAGCTCGGCGTGGTCCTGCCCGTGTCCTTCTTCGAGCGCGCGGGCAAGGCGTTCTACAACTCCGTGGCCATGATGGACGCGGACGGAACCATGCTTGGCCTGTACCGCAAGACCCACATCCCCCAGGGGCCGGGCTACGAGGAGAAGTACTACTTCAATCCCGGCGACACCGGCTTCAAGGTCTGGGAAACCGCCTTCGGCAACGTCGGGGTGGGCATCTGCTGGGACCAGTGGTACCCGGAGGCGGCCCGCTCCATGGCCCTGCTCGGCGCGGACGTGCTCCTCTACCCCACGGCCATCGGCAGTGAACCGACCATGCCCGACTGCGACTCCATGCCCCACTGGCGGCGCACGCAGCAGGGCCACGCGGCGGCCAACATCCTGCCGGTCTGCGCCTCCAACCGGATCGGCACCGAGACCGACGACGACGTGACCATGACCTTCTACGGCTCGTCCTTCATCACCGACCCCATGGGCGAGCTGGTGGCGGACGCGGACCGCGCCACCCAGGCCGTGCTCACGGCCGAGGCGGATTTCGAGGAGATCCGAAACTTCCGCGCGGGCTGGGGGTTCTTCCGCGACCGCAGGCCAAGGCACTACTGGCCGGTCATGACCCTGGACGGCGAGACCTTCGCGGACTAG